One region of Primulina tabacum isolate GXHZ01 chromosome 17, ASM2559414v2, whole genome shotgun sequence genomic DNA includes:
- the LOC142530860 gene encoding uncharacterized protein LOC142530860 gives MGRGRAKGKKLTMTNQDDTVSGEDEKLPAQKKRGRPQKSLKDEVDEEEAQKIEDVSSEDTSEAPNKDSKSKMAQNGKKRMKNGEMKEKADSVKDENGIATGITTEEEPNKSGGFRQNGNRRKSKPHRAAEAVVECN, from the coding sequence ATGGGCCGAGGTAGAGCCAAGGGAAAGAAGCTAACCATGACTAACCAAGACGACACTGTCAGTGGCGAAGATGAAAAACTTCCTGCGCAGAAGAAAAGGGGACGACCTCAAAAATCACTTAAAGACGAGGTAGACGAAGAAGAAGCTCAGAAAATAGAAGATGTGTCCAGTGAAGACACAAGCGAGGCACCGAATAAAGACTCAAAAAGCAAGATGGCACAGAATGGGAAAAAACGTATGAAGAATGGTGAAATGAAGGAGAAAGCTGACTCGGTGaaggatgaaaatggaattGCAACTGGAATAACCACTGAAGAAGAGCCGAATAAGTCTGGTGGTTTTCGCCAAAATGGAAATAGGCGAAAGAGCAAACCTCATCGGGCTGCTGAAGCTGTTGTTGAGTGCAACTGA